One region of Lytechinus pictus isolate F3 Inbred chromosome 8, Lp3.0, whole genome shotgun sequence genomic DNA includes:
- the LOC135155187 gene encoding NADH dehydrogenase [ubiquinone] iron-sulfur protein 2, mitochondrial-like produces MASILGRASHKLASNLRTVLTNPALSRTPVVSSTRGKQWQPEVKDIEQYSKAVMYPDENTAKWPSPPWDDRDPVAEKDVANLVINFGPQHPAAHGVLRLVLELSGESIVRCDPHIGLLHRGTEKLIEYKTYMQALPYFDRLDYCSMMCNEQAYSLAVEKMLNITVPERAKYIRIMMSELTRIANHIMAVGTHALDIGAMTPFFWLFEEREKTFELYERVCGARMHAAYVRPGGVSQDLPLGYLDDMYDFIKNFSIRIDELEEMLTNNRIWKDRTVDIGVVTAEDALNYGFSGVLLRGSGIKWDLRKVQPYDGYEKMNFDIPIGSKGDCYDRYLCRVEEMRQSLRIVLQCLNEMPEGEIKVDDNKISPPSRAEMKDSMESLIHHFKHFTQGFQVPPGATYTAIEAPKGEFGVYMVSDGSSKPYRCKIRAPGFMHLAGLDKVCKGHMLADVVAIIGTLDVVFGEVDR; encoded by the exons ATGGCGTCAATTTTGGGACGAGCATCGCACAAATTGGCGTCTAATCTCAGAACCGTTCTTACAAATCCTGCTTTAAGCAGAACACCAGTTGTATCTTCGACAAG AGGTAAACAATGGCAGCCAGAGGTGAAGGACATCGAGCAATATTCCAAGGCTGTGATGTATCCCGATGAAAACACTGCTAAATGGCCATCACCACCGTGGGATG ATCGAGATCCTGTAGCAGAGAAAGATGTTGCCAATTTAGTGATCAATTTTGGTCCTCAGCATCCTGCTGCTCATGGTGTGCTTCGTCTTGTTTTGGAATTGAGTGGAGAG AGTATAGTCCGCTGTGACCCCCACATCGGTCTCCTGCACCGTGGCACAGAGAAACTGATTGAATACAAGACGTACATGCAGGCCTTGCCGTACTTCGATCGTCTCGACTACTGCTCCATGATGTGCAATGAGCAAGCCTACTCCCTCGCCGTTGAGAAGATGCTGAATATCACCGTCCCCGAGAGGGCTAAGTACATCAGGA TCATGATGAGTGAGCTGACCAGAATTGCCAATCACATCATGGCCGTGGGAACTCATGCCCTGGACATTGGAGCTATGACCCCTTTCTTCTGGCTTTTcgaggagagagagaag ACCTTTGAGTTGTATGAACGTGTATGTGGAGCTCGTATGCATGCAGCGTACGTCAGGCCTGGCGGTGTCTCACAG GACCTCCCTCTTGGCTATCTAGATGACATGTACGATTTCATCAAGAACTTCTCAATACGTATTGATGAGCTGGAGGAG ATGTTGACGAACAACCGCATCTGGAAGGATCGTACCGTCGACATTGGTGTGGTAACGGCCGAGGACGCCCTCAACTACGGATTCAGCGGGGTTCTGCTGCGTGGATCCGGGATCAAGTGGGACCTGAGGAAGGTCCAGCCGTATGACGGCTACGAGAAGATGAACTTTGACATCCCTATAGGATCCAAGGGAGACTGCTACGACAG gTATCTTTGCCGAGTTGAGGAGATGAGACAGAGTCTTAGGATCGTCCTTCAGTGTTTGAATGAGATGCCAGAAGGCGAGATTAAGGTGGATGATAATAAGATTAGTCCACCAAGCAGGGCTGAGATGAAG GACTCTATGGAATCCCTAATCCATCATTTCAAGCATTTCACTCAAGGTTTCCAAGTTCCTCCAGGAGCAACATACACTGCCATTGAAGCACCAAAG GGTGAGTTTGGTGTTTACATGGTTTCCGACGGCTCCAGCAAGCCTTACCGGTGTAAGATCCGCGCTCCCGGATTCATGCATCTCGCCGGACTTGACAAAGTGTGCAAGGGTCACATGTTGGCCGATGTTGTAGCAATCATCG GTACACTGGATGTTGTGTTTGGAGAAGTGGACAGATAG